One window from the genome of Cryptomeria japonica chromosome 6, Sugi_1.0, whole genome shotgun sequence encodes:
- the LOC131074822 gene encoding GDSL esterase/lipase At4g01130: MDRGYSKGRMWALLLLYGVVGLAVLCEGACNFPAIFNFGDSSSDTGAIHFVFPYNMLAENPPYGRTYFGRPVNRYSDGRLSIDFMAYALGLPFLSPYLQSVGSNYAHGANFAAAGATVRDLSFIAPISLTVQVNQFKIFKQQVLATKGSQGYLPTADTFKKAIYIVEIGGNDFSYGYMNLKLTPAQLKQTILPIVAKGVANAVKDLYNAGASTILVKDVGPQGCQPFWLTYFSHSSSDFDKNGCSISYNDAVLYYNQLLRGQLAGLRAQLKGATIIYVNTFDIIYDFIVNSSKYGFKQTVRACCGIGGKYNYIYSIQCGVSGKLNGQTVKAESCANPATYINWDGVHWTDEANKILTRQILGGKYFEPPFSFASQCNLRPI, translated from the exons ATGGATCGTGGTTACAGTAAAGGAAGAATGTGGGCTTTGCTTTTGTTGTATGGAGTTGTTGGACTGGCTGTACTGTGTGAGGGGGCCTGCAACTTTCCTGCAATTTTCAATTTTGGGGACTCTAGCTCTGATACAGGGGCCATCCATTTTGTCTTTCCGTATAATATGCTTGCTGAGAATCCTCCCTATGGGAGAACATACTTTGGAAGGCCAGTTAATAGGTACAGCGATGGGAGATTGTCCATTGATTTTATGG CATATGCACTTGGGTTACCATTTCTGAGTCCATACTTGCAGTCTGTGGGGTCTAATTACGCTCACGGGGCTAACTTTGCAGCAGCGGGGGCCACAGTGCGAGATCTCTCATTCATTGCTCCGATTTCTCTCACTGTTCAAGTCAATCAATTCAAGATCTTCAAGCAGCAAGTCTTGGCAACAAAAG GTAGTCAGGGATATCTTCCAACAGCAGATACATTTAAAAAAGCAATTTATATAGTGGAAATAGGTGGAAATGACTTCAGCTATGGTTACATGAACCTCAAACTCACCCCTGCCCAACTCAAGCAGACTATTCTGCCCATTGTGGCAAAGGGTGTTGCAAATGCTGTTAAG GACTTGTATAATGCAGGCGCAAGCACAATTCTAGTAAAGGATGTGGGGCCACAAGGATGCCAACCCTTTTGGCTCACTTATTTCTCTCATTCTTCCTCAGACTTTGACAAGAATGGCTGCTCTATTTCTTACAATGATGCAGTGCTTTACTACAACCAGCTATTGAGAGGACAACTAGCAGGATTGCGGGCCCAGCTCAAGGGGGCTACCATTATCTACGTCAACACCTTCGACATCATCTATGACTTCATCGTCAATTCATCAAAATACG GGTTCAAGCAGACCGTTAGAGCGTGTTGTGGAATTGGAGGGAAATACAATTATATATACTCTATACAATGTGGAGTAAGTGGCAAACTCAATGGCCAAACAGTAAAGGCAGAGTCATGTGCAAATCCAGCCACTTATATAAATTGGGATGGAGTCCACTGGACTGATGAGGCCAACAAAATTCTAACCAGGCAAATTTTGGGAGGAAAATACTTTGAACCTCCTTTTTCATTTGCAAGCCAATGCAATTTAAGACCGATTTGA